A genomic stretch from Maridesulfovibrio zosterae DSM 11974 includes:
- a CDS encoding UvrD-helicase domain-containing protein has protein sequence MLKQVKASAGSGKTYELTARFLSLLAGAQEEDSIPVCKSSQGRGYCWPEIMAVTFTNKAAAEMKERVVRSLKNRALNIQGDGLGRDWSPEAARKQLIPILQRYNRLNIRTIDSLLNLLVRIFALELGLSPEFELLFEPSTLFEPNFNKFLTQCEEGDAVRKKLMDDAVDSLVLRESKQGFWLAEQMKFRLISILEHVIDNPAERMTDQEEIAELLQGHFDKFKKSISIMSELIKTDKLAASSHFNNYLDHASGIDFMGEAKESAMIAKDSFKDCLLKKSKDSINSYHEKIYTGLKEAHNAYRDQSMILRGAYALAPFVRIVEEIRADIIEYQTRNGMLLSADLPKVASYVLQGGSALPDAFCRMGSRLHHLLIDEFQDTSLDQWNAMAPLAVECLSKRGSLFYVGDVKQAIYSWRGGRSELFDAIAEDQEIANLSDLTPGNLEYNWRSLEHIIGFNNSFFDALADYDLSMDIAEILYPNGPEEQQIDLAQKISFSFENASQKLPPDQNRDGGYVRLRKVFAETAPEIVNETRRNFDLLIDELLPRRQYRDICVLVRSNTHAQLACDWLVEKSIPVITENSLQLDRHPVIRQIVSLLKFLDYPQDDLAFLEFICGKEIFQKISNIKHEELFKWLADRDKGPLYRRFAEKYPDFWKEHISPFLRKSGLMTPYDLGSEMVSRFQLIENNPQDELYIRRFLEVVHLAEEKRGTSLASFLDFWELSSAEEKVPLPESVNAVRIMTIHKSKGLEFPVIIVPFHNWSVSGSDTTFTDVEIEGRKMLTPMSSALGDVYYENRTRMFTEQLNLLYVAWTRAGDELYGFLPSEKMKNITPALSAIEIILEGKFDDLGILEYGIKPTAIKAVKETGPLADNTSKAEEMCKPESGTELPTQELMSWLPRLRVYRHNLEDYSYDARMRGELAHNAMENLILTGNDAADCLKSAEAAFAKFPAVTEEHDELVPEITAMALWALTIDDIRTAIQIGRPEVAIMDEKGETHRADLLLLEEKRALVVEYKTGKPSPENEKQVKRYLKLLKKMFGNAKELRGLLVYLDGKFTKEVTL, from the coding sequence ATGTTAAAACAGGTAAAAGCCTCTGCCGGATCAGGCAAAACATATGAACTGACTGCCCGTTTCCTTTCTCTGCTTGCAGGAGCACAGGAAGAAGATTCTATTCCGGTCTGCAAAAGTTCTCAGGGCCGCGGATACTGCTGGCCCGAAATTATGGCTGTTACTTTTACAAATAAAGCTGCAGCAGAGATGAAAGAACGTGTTGTTCGGTCACTTAAAAACAGAGCATTAAATATTCAGGGAGATGGACTTGGCCGTGACTGGTCACCGGAGGCAGCACGTAAACAGCTTATTCCTATTCTGCAAAGATATAATCGTCTTAATATTCGTACCATTGACAGCCTGCTCAATCTGCTGGTCCGAATTTTTGCACTGGAATTAGGTCTCAGTCCAGAATTTGAACTGCTTTTTGAACCTTCAACCTTATTCGAGCCGAACTTTAATAAATTTCTGACACAATGCGAAGAAGGAGATGCTGTCCGCAAAAAACTTATGGATGATGCTGTGGACAGCCTTGTTTTACGAGAAAGCAAGCAAGGTTTCTGGCTTGCCGAACAAATGAAATTTAGATTAATTTCAATTCTTGAACACGTAATCGATAACCCAGCCGAACGCATGACCGATCAGGAAGAAATTGCAGAGTTGCTGCAAGGTCATTTCGATAAATTCAAGAAATCAATTTCCATTATGTCGGAGTTGATTAAGACCGACAAGCTGGCTGCGTCGTCACATTTCAATAATTATCTGGACCATGCATCCGGTATTGATTTTATGGGTGAAGCAAAAGAATCAGCCATGATAGCAAAGGACAGCTTTAAAGATTGTCTGCTGAAGAAATCAAAAGACAGTATTAACTCATATCACGAAAAAATTTATACAGGGTTAAAAGAAGCCCATAATGCATATCGTGATCAATCCATGATTCTGCGGGGTGCATATGCATTAGCTCCTTTTGTGCGCATTGTTGAAGAAATCAGAGCTGACATCATTGAATATCAGACTCGAAACGGTATGCTTCTTTCTGCCGACCTGCCAAAGGTTGCCAGCTATGTTCTGCAGGGAGGCAGCGCACTTCCGGACGCATTTTGCCGTATGGGCTCACGATTGCATCATCTGCTTATTGATGAATTTCAAGATACCAGTCTTGACCAATGGAACGCCATGGCTCCTCTGGCTGTAGAGTGCCTTTCCAAACGAGGCAGTCTTTTTTATGTAGGCGATGTGAAGCAGGCAATTTACAGCTGGCGTGGCGGGCGCTCTGAACTATTTGATGCAATAGCCGAAGATCAGGAGATTGCGAATCTTTCAGACCTTACCCCCGGAAATCTGGAGTACAACTGGCGCAGTCTTGAACATATCATAGGGTTCAACAATTCTTTTTTTGATGCACTTGCGGATTACGACCTCTCCATGGACATCGCAGAAATACTTTATCCCAACGGTCCTGAAGAACAGCAGATTGACCTTGCCCAGAAAATTTCTTTCTCATTTGAAAATGCATCACAAAAACTGCCTCCTGATCAAAACAGAGATGGTGGTTATGTAAGGCTGCGCAAGGTATTTGCAGAAACAGCACCTGAAATAGTCAATGAAACACGCCGCAATTTTGATCTGCTCATAGATGAATTGCTGCCACGCCGCCAGTATAGGGACATCTGCGTACTGGTCCGGTCAAATACACATGCCCAGCTTGCCTGTGACTGGCTGGTGGAAAAATCTATTCCGGTTATTACTGAAAACAGTTTACAGCTCGACCGCCACCCGGTGATCAGGCAGATAGTTTCACTGCTTAAATTTCTTGATTACCCGCAGGACGATCTGGCTTTTCTTGAATTTATTTGTGGAAAAGAAATTTTTCAAAAAATCTCAAATATCAAACATGAAGAATTATTCAAGTGGCTGGCAGATAGAGATAAAGGACCTCTCTATCGTCGCTTTGCTGAAAAATACCCTGATTTCTGGAAAGAACATATTTCGCCTTTCCTTCGCAAATCAGGGCTGATGACTCCATATGATCTTGGCAGTGAAATGGTTTCCAGATTTCAACTTATTGAAAATAATCCTCAAGACGAACTGTATATCCGACGTTTTCTTGAGGTTGTTCATCTGGCAGAAGAAAAACGAGGAACATCACTGGCATCGTTTCTGGATTTCTGGGAGCTTTCATCTGCAGAAGAGAAAGTGCCCCTGCCTGAATCAGTTAATGCTGTACGCATAATGACCATTCATAAATCCAAGGGACTGGAGTTTCCGGTTATTATAGTCCCCTTTCACAACTGGTCAGTCTCAGGGTCGGACACAACTTTCACTGACGTAGAAATTGAAGGCAGAAAAATGCTTACCCCCATGAGCAGTGCTCTCGGTGATGTATATTATGAGAACCGCACCCGCATGTTTACCGAGCAGCTCAACCTTCTATATGTGGCATGGACCCGTGCCGGTGATGAATTATATGGATTCCTGCCATCTGAAAAAATGAAAAACATAACCCCGGCTCTCTCAGCAATTGAAATAATTCTTGAAGGAAAATTTGATGATCTGGGAATACTGGAATATGGAATCAAACCCACTGCAATTAAAGCTGTAAAAGAAACAGGCCCCTTAGCTGACAACACTTCCAAAGCTGAAGAGATGTGTAAGCCTGAATCAGGAACGGAACTCCCCACGCAGGAACTCATGAGCTGGCTACCTAGACTGCGGGTATACAGGCATAATCTTGAGGATTACTCATATGACGCACGCATGCGAGGAGAACTGGCCCACAATGCCATGGAAAATTTGATCCTGACCGGAAATGATGCCGCCGATTGTTTAAAAAGTGCTGAAGCTGCATTTGCAAAATTCCCTGCAGTTACTGAAGAACATGATGAACTTGTACCGGAAATCACGGCCATGGCCCTATGGGCCTTAACCATTGATGACATCCGTACCGCTATCCAAATCGGCAGACCTGAAGTAGCCATTATGGATGAAAAAGGTGAAACCCATAGGGCAGACCTCCTGCTGCTGGAAGAAAAAAGAGCCTTGGTAGTGGAATACAAAACAGGTAAACCTAGTCCCGAAAATGAAAAACAGGTCAAAAGGTATTTGAAGTTGTTAAAAAAAATGTTCGGAAATGCAAAGGAATTACGCGGTCTGCTGGTCTACCTTGATGGTAAATTCACCAAAGAGGTGACCTTATGA
- a CDS encoding DMT family transporter, translated as MNIKGCIFILSAAVMWGLIGPISKFPIEQGINPLENAFWRAIFAWMLFAVHACRIGQIKIAVKDLPQIIGFGIVGITIFYGSYQLAVQDAGAALASVLLYTAPAWVAVMSWLLLGERMGPLKITALVITITGVACVSLGPQILGTGKEMNFTWFGIVCGLTSGFTYALYYIYGKTLFARYTTPTIFLYALPIGAICLTPFFEFTHKTPISWGSLIALALICTYGAYSVYYAGLKYLEATAASVIATIEPVIAAILAWLWWNESFDWTGYLGSALIISSVLMIVMEKRIELFISSYKLSKTEKVSDNI; from the coding sequence GTGAACATTAAAGGTTGTATTTTCATACTCAGCGCTGCGGTCATGTGGGGACTAATAGGTCCCATCTCAAAATTCCCCATAGAACAAGGAATTAATCCCCTTGAAAATGCATTCTGGCGTGCTATTTTCGCATGGATGCTTTTCGCTGTCCATGCCTGCCGTATAGGTCAAATTAAAATAGCAGTAAAAGACCTGCCACAAATAATCGGATTCGGTATCGTAGGAATAACCATTTTCTATGGTTCATACCAACTGGCAGTTCAAGATGCAGGAGCAGCGCTGGCCTCGGTACTTCTTTACACGGCCCCGGCGTGGGTTGCAGTCATGTCATGGTTACTTCTGGGTGAAAGGATGGGACCGCTCAAAATAACTGCTCTGGTCATAACAATCACCGGAGTAGCCTGCGTCTCCCTCGGGCCCCAGATTCTTGGAACCGGAAAAGAAATGAATTTTACATGGTTCGGCATAGTCTGTGGTCTGACATCTGGATTCACCTACGCTCTATATTACATCTATGGAAAGACATTATTCGCCCGTTACACGACTCCGACTATATTTTTATATGCACTGCCAATCGGGGCAATATGTCTAACTCCATTCTTTGAATTCACTCATAAAACTCCAATTTCGTGGGGGAGCCTTATCGCACTGGCACTTATCTGTACATATGGTGCATACTCCGTGTACTACGCCGGATTAAAATACCTCGAAGCAACAGCTGCTTCTGTAATTGCCACCATCGAACCTGTAATTGCGGCAATTCTGGCATGGTTGTGGTGGAATGAAAGCTTCGACTGGACCGGATATCTGGGCAGTGCCTTGATCATTTCTTCTGTACTTATGATCGTAATGGAAAAAAGGATAGAGCTGTTCATATCCAGTTACAAATTATCCAAAACGGAAAAAGTTTCTGATAATATATAG
- a CDS encoding RluA family pseudouridine synthase, translated as MNEIDMTEVNDADEGLRLDKYLLKMLPSSGLRERRRLIENGLVTVNGRSCRSGLKMFSGAKVVLFDSQKKQCFADVVSSLSIISETAEFAALFKPENMHSAAIAGSPEPSIEDCLSEVFPDRGAILANRLDKLTSGILLIAFGVEQENRFRELEDQGKAGKFYLAKVYGKPEDDFIVKNKLDTADRLRTKVLDEQGDSVRWSRAEIVDSFYDGTTLLRVQIAKGARHQIRAHLAHAGFPIVGDPVYGDEHEQGRMYLHHERISFSGFEAKCSAQWD; from the coding sequence TTGAATGAAATTGATATGACCGAGGTAAATGATGCTGATGAAGGTTTGCGTCTGGATAAATATTTACTGAAAATGCTTCCTAGTAGCGGGCTGCGGGAGCGTAGGCGGCTTATAGAAAATGGACTGGTCACAGTTAATGGCCGTTCCTGCCGTTCAGGTTTGAAAATGTTCAGCGGAGCAAAAGTAGTTCTTTTTGATTCTCAGAAAAAACAGTGCTTTGCTGATGTTGTATCATCCCTTTCGATAATCAGTGAGACTGCTGAGTTCGCGGCATTGTTTAAACCTGAAAATATGCACTCTGCAGCAATAGCTGGAAGTCCTGAACCTTCAATTGAAGATTGCCTATCAGAGGTTTTTCCCGATAGAGGGGCGATTCTCGCTAACAGACTTGATAAATTAACCTCTGGTATTCTGCTCATTGCATTCGGTGTGGAGCAGGAAAACCGATTCCGCGAACTTGAAGATCAAGGTAAGGCAGGGAAGTTCTATCTGGCTAAAGTATACGGGAAACCGGAAGATGATTTTATAGTAAAAAATAAACTTGATACGGCTGACCGCTTGCGTACAAAAGTATTGGATGAGCAGGGGGATTCCGTTCGATGGAGTAGAGCTGAAATCGTTGATTCATTTTATGATGGAACTACTTTACTTCGAGTGCAGATTGCTAAGGGAGCCCGGCATCAGATACGGGCACATCTTGCTCATGCTGGATTCCCGATTGTAGGCGATCCAGTATATGGAGATGAGCATGAGCAGGGACGGATGTATCTGCATCATGAGCGGATATCATTTTCAGGATTTGAAGCGAAGTGTTCTGCTCAGTGGGATTAG
- the ftsY gene encoding signal recognition particle-docking protein FtsY, which yields MGFFSKVKKLWTSPEDRADKALKDFLGDDYQQEKKVDDVELKTEQESIPEPIVETTPEPVHEEKIESKAPAETEISTRPEPVHLPEEVAAPKIETSVEPPISSADKTIRESKPQQPTVEVTKVEPTPERVDPITDDTGKHTETTEPKPQQPSVPETGKARIIEPVVAGATQSDEEKPQWQRDLTKSLQQAEPRLSVWLGLILEDIEEAGEDLWNRLHFLLEALEAPKNEADDFVIRFKEWLEEMDYEYVEEFRSELQYRLALALELEDEEDERSRLFIKLSEGLTKTREQITKRIDSLLSSHSAFDDDFWEEFEEILIMADVGFEATTELVDRMKDRIRKAGETNPENFKDLLRDEIDDIFKVPRRIKAYNPPEVVMMIGVNGVGKTTTIAKLAHRAQMQGRKVLIVAGDTFRAAAIGQLEVWAKRVGAGFFAKGEGSDPAAVAYEAIDYAVKNGYDLMLLDTAGRLHNKANLMEELHKIRRVLGKKHDEAPHRSILVIDATTGQNALSQTKIFNESIGVDELILTKLDGTAKGGVMIAVTMQHKLPITYVGLGEKMEDLRPFNGEDFAKALLIS from the coding sequence ATGGGATTCTTTTCTAAAGTAAAAAAATTGTGGACCAGCCCGGAAGATAGAGCTGATAAAGCTCTTAAAGACTTTCTTGGTGATGATTATCAGCAGGAAAAAAAAGTTGATGATGTTGAACTAAAAACAGAACAGGAGTCCATACCTGAGCCGATTGTTGAAACAACTCCAGAACCGGTACATGAAGAAAAGATAGAATCGAAAGCTCCAGCTGAAACTGAAATTTCAACCCGGCCTGAACCTGTACACCTGCCGGAGGAAGTCGCTGCCCCGAAAATCGAAACTTCCGTAGAGCCCCCAATTTCATCCGCAGATAAGACCATACGGGAATCAAAACCTCAGCAGCCCACTGTTGAAGTCACTAAGGTAGAACCTACTCCTGAAAGAGTTGATCCGATTACTGATGACACAGGTAAACATACTGAAACTACAGAACCAAAGCCTCAGCAGCCCTCTGTTCCAGAAACAGGGAAAGCCAGAATTATTGAACCGGTCGTCGCAGGTGCTACTCAGTCAGATGAAGAAAAACCTCAGTGGCAGCGTGATCTGACTAAATCTCTGCAGCAGGCTGAACCACGCCTTTCCGTGTGGCTCGGCTTAATTCTGGAAGATATTGAAGAAGCTGGAGAAGATCTCTGGAATCGTCTGCATTTTCTACTCGAAGCCCTTGAAGCCCCAAAAAATGAAGCTGATGACTTCGTCATTCGATTCAAAGAATGGCTTGAAGAGATGGACTACGAGTATGTGGAAGAATTCCGTTCCGAACTCCAGTACCGTCTGGCTCTTGCCCTTGAACTTGAGGATGAAGAAGATGAACGCAGCCGCCTGTTCATTAAACTTTCCGAAGGATTAACTAAGACACGAGAGCAGATTACCAAGCGCATTGACTCTTTGCTTTCCAGCCATTCAGCATTTGATGATGATTTCTGGGAAGAATTTGAAGAGATACTGATCATGGCTGACGTAGGTTTTGAGGCTACGACTGAACTTGTTGATCGCATGAAAGATAGAATCCGCAAAGCAGGCGAAACTAATCCAGAAAATTTCAAAGATCTGTTACGCGATGAAATTGACGATATTTTTAAAGTTCCAAGACGTATCAAAGCATATAACCCGCCGGAAGTTGTGATGATGATCGGCGTAAACGGTGTTGGTAAAACAACAACTATAGCTAAACTGGCGCATCGCGCTCAGATGCAGGGCCGCAAGGTTCTAATTGTTGCAGGTGATACATTCAGGGCCGCGGCAATCGGGCAGCTTGAAGTATGGGCCAAACGCGTCGGAGCAGGATTCTTTGCCAAAGGCGAAGGTTCAGACCCTGCAGCAGTTGCCTATGAAGCTATCGATTACGCTGTTAAAAATGGCTATGATCTTATGCTGCTCGATACAGCCGGAAGGCTGCACAATAAAGCCAACCTGATGGAAGAATTGCATAAAATAAGACGTGTCCTTGGTAAAAAACATGATGAAGCACCGCACCGCAGCATACTGGTAATCGATGCCACAACAGGACAGAATGCTCTCTCTCAAACAAAAATATTCAACGAATCCATCGGCGTTGACGAACTGATCCTCACCAAGCTTGACGGAACAGCCAAAGGCGGTGTCATGATAGCGGTGACTATGCAGCATAAACTACCTATCACCTACGTAGGTCTTGGTGAAAAGATGGAAGACCTCAGACCCTTTAACGGAGAGGACTTTGCTAAAGCATTACTAATTTCTTAG
- the asnS gene encoding asparagine--tRNA ligase → MKRTSVKDALNAKESVSDILVKGWVRTKRDNKGFSFLEINDGSCLKNIQAIIDHTPEIEAELEKVSTGASVSVGGELVESPGKGQKWEVRGTSIELLGAADPGTFPLQKKRHSDEFLRTIAHLRPRTNKFGAMFRIRSELSYAIHKFFRDKGFFYVHTPIITGSDCEGAGEMFRVTSLDHDSLSKLKKEDQGSSDFFGQESHLTVSGQLSAEMYALALGQVYTFGPTFRAEKSNTPRHAAEFWMIEPEVAFADLNDNMDLGEEMVKYLINHILEKCADDIELFAKFVDKTLMDTLKNTLDNEFVRISYTDAVDLLQRCKKAKKFEFWPEYGEDLQTEHERYLTEKHFKKPVIVYDYPKEIKPFYMRVNDDNKTVAAMDLLVPRIGELVGGSQREERLDVLESRIAETGMESEDYWWYLDSRRFGTAPHAGFGMGFERMLMLLTGVTNIRDVIPFPRTPKNLEF, encoded by the coding sequence ATGAAAAGAACAAGCGTAAAAGATGCTTTGAATGCGAAAGAATCTGTTTCTGATATTTTGGTCAAAGGCTGGGTCCGGACCAAACGGGATAATAAGGGCTTTTCCTTTTTGGAGATTAACGATGGTTCATGCCTTAAAAATATTCAGGCTATCATCGACCATACACCTGAAATTGAGGCTGAACTCGAAAAAGTATCAACCGGAGCATCAGTAAGTGTTGGCGGTGAACTTGTAGAGTCTCCTGGTAAAGGGCAGAAATGGGAAGTTCGCGGCACTTCTATTGAACTGCTCGGCGCAGCTGATCCAGGGACTTTTCCTCTTCAGAAAAAACGTCATTCTGACGAATTTTTACGTACAATTGCTCACTTAAGACCCCGTACTAACAAGTTCGGAGCTATGTTTCGTATCCGTTCTGAGTTGTCTTACGCTATCCATAAATTTTTTCGTGATAAGGGCTTTTTCTACGTTCATACTCCAATTATTACTGGCTCAGACTGTGAAGGTGCCGGCGAGATGTTTCGGGTGACGTCTCTTGATCATGATTCTCTGTCAAAACTTAAGAAAGAAGATCAAGGTTCAAGTGATTTTTTCGGTCAGGAATCTCATTTAACAGTTTCCGGCCAGCTGTCAGCTGAAATGTATGCTTTGGCTCTTGGACAGGTTTATACCTTCGGTCCTACTTTTCGCGCTGAAAAATCCAATACTCCCCGGCATGCTGCTGAGTTCTGGATGATAGAACCTGAAGTTGCCTTCGCTGATCTTAATGACAATATGGATCTCGGCGAAGAAATGGTAAAATACCTCATCAATCATATTCTTGAGAAATGCGCTGATGATATTGAGTTATTTGCAAAGTTTGTTGACAAAACCTTGATGGATACTCTTAAAAATACTCTGGATAACGAATTTGTGAGAATTTCTTATACTGATGCTGTAGACCTTTTGCAGCGTTGTAAAAAGGCTAAAAAGTTCGAATTCTGGCCTGAATATGGTGAAGATCTGCAAACTGAACATGAAAGATATCTTACAGAGAAGCATTTCAAGAAGCCTGTAATCGTTTATGATTATCCCAAAGAAATTAAGCCGTTCTATATGCGTGTGAACGATGATAATAAGACTGTAGCCGCTATGGATCTGCTTGTTCCCAGAATAGGTGAACTGGTCGGCGGTTCTCAGCGTGAGGAAAGGCTTGATGTATTGGAAAGCCGGATTGCTGAAACAGGTATGGAGTCAGAAGATTACTGGTGGTATCTTGATTCCCGCCGTTTTGGAACAGCTCCTCATGCCGGATTTGGAATGGGCTTTGAACGTATGCTCATGCTCCTCACCGGAGTTACTAATATACGTGACGTAATCCCTTTCCCCAGAACTCCTAAAAATCTCGAATTCTAA
- a CDS encoding GNAT family N-acetyltransferase: MNIQIQEMHLHEVGNAVDFILNIFDQCVANSFSEEGSNEFRKYTNNKAMLERFSSGALFFTAKISGKLVGIAEIRNYRHLGLLFVDPDFQKQGIGKVLIDKIVFECVKHGRGSVITVNSSLNALDFYQKMGFIVQDEEKVMNGIRFIPMSLLIHEKNSNLGL, encoded by the coding sequence ATGAATATTCAAATACAAGAGATGCATTTACACGAAGTGGGAAATGCCGTTGATTTTATTTTAAATATTTTCGATCAATGTGTTGCGAATAGCTTTTCTGAAGAAGGGAGTAATGAGTTTAGAAAATATACCAACAACAAAGCTATGCTAGAGAGATTTTCGTCAGGAGCCCTCTTTTTTACAGCAAAGATATCAGGGAAACTCGTTGGGATTGCTGAGATTAGAAATTATCGTCATCTGGGGCTATTGTTTGTCGATCCCGATTTTCAAAAGCAGGGAATTGGTAAAGTTTTGATCGATAAAATCGTATTTGAATGCGTAAAGCATGGTAGAGGAAGTGTTATTACGGTTAATTCATCTCTGAACGCGTTGGATTTTTACCAAAAGATGGGGTTTATTGTTCAAGATGAAGAGAAGGTTATGAATGGAATTCGTTTTATTCCAATGAGCCTGTTGATTCATGAAAAGAATTCCAATCTTGGTTTGTAA